One stretch of Echeneis naucrates chromosome 11, fEcheNa1.1, whole genome shotgun sequence DNA includes these proteins:
- the trhrb gene encoding thyrotropin-releasing hormone receptor b, which produces MENLTAPPQRNQTLGFWTDYSIQYKVISSLLLLLICVVGIVGNVMVILVVLTTKHMRTPTNCYLVSLAVADLMVLTAAGLPSITDSLFGSWVFGHYGCLCITYFQYLGINASSCSITAFTVERYIAICHPIKAQFLCTLSRAKKIILCVWAFTSVYCVMWFYLSDLQELQYDNITIISCGYRVPRKFYLPVYFFDFGVFFVVPLLLSAVLYGLIGRILFLSPLPSDPKDPKRNGHDGGKSASCKNSRHSSSTATSRRQVTKMLAVVVILFAVLWMPYRTLVVVNSFLDRPYLDSWFLLFCRICIYLNSAVNPVVYNAMSQKFRAAFRKICRCGGKGLDKPATYSVALTYSAVKDTSMVESTDHFTTELEELTVTDELLSDQKMMFPDACVYGKVSFSEA; this is translated from the exons ATGGAGAACCTCACCGCCCCCCCGCAGAGGAACCAGACTCTGGGCTTCTGGACCGACTACAGCATTCAGTACAAAGTCATCAGcagcttgctgctgctgctcatctgcGTCGTGGGCATCGTGGGGAACGTGATGGTGATCCTGGTGGTGCTCACCACCAAACACATGCGGACCCCCACCAACTGCTACCTGGTGAGTCTGGCCGTGGCGGACCTGATGGTGCTGACGGCGGCAGGTCTGCCCTCCATCACCGACAGCCTGTTCGGGTCCTGGGTGTTCGGACACTACGGCTGTCTGTGCATCACCTACTTCCAGTATCTGGGCATCAACGCGTCCTCCTGCTCCATCACCGCCTTCACCGTGGAGAGATACATCGCCATCTGTCACCCCATCAAGGCCCAGTTCCTGTGCACCCTGTCCCGGGCCAAAAAGATCATTTTGTGCGTCTGGGCCTTCACCTCTGTGTACTGTGTGATGTGGTTCTACCTGTCggacctgcaggagctgcagtacgacaacatcaccatcatcagcTGCGGATACCGAGTCCCCCGGAAGTTCTACCTGCCGGTCTACTTCTTCGACTTCGGCGTCTTCTTCGTGGTTCCGCTGCTGCTCTCCGCGGTCCTCTACGGCCTGATCGGCCgcatcctcttcctcagcccGCTGCCCTCCGACCCCAAAGACCCGAAGAGGAACGGACACGACGGCGGGAAGAGCGCCAGCTGCAAGAACTCACGCCACTCCAGCTCCACCGCGACGTCCCGCAGACAG gtgaCCAAGATGTTGGCCGTGGTGGTGATCCTCTTCGCCGTGCTCTGGATGCCGTACCGCACTCTGGTGGTGGTCAACTCCTTCCTGGATCGGCCGTACCTGGACAGCTGGTTCCTGCTCTTCTGCCGGATCTGCATCTACCTCAACAGCGCCGTCAACCCTGTCGTCTACAACGCCATGTCTCAGAAGTTTCGCGCCGCTTTCCGCAAGATCTGCCGCTGCGGGGGGAAGGGCCTGGATAAACCCGCCACCTACAGCGTGGCGCTCACCTACAGCGCCGTCAAGGACACCTCCATGGTGGAGAGCACCGACCACTTCACCACGGAGCTGGAGGAGCTCACCGTCACAGACGAACTGCTGTCGGATCAGAAAATGATGTTTCCAGACGCCTGCGTTTACGGGAAGGTCAGCTTCAGCGAGGCCTGA